A region from the Bacteroidota bacterium genome encodes:
- a CDS encoding thioredoxin family protein has protein sequence MTSLSLLLAFLLSSAGTSDTLKWYSFNEGLAIAKAERKHVLVDFYTDWCGWCKKMDKETYTNQSVTGTLNKHFVIIKVNAEDESAMATYKQYTVSYPELTAGFGVTGFPSTVFLNPEGEYLTMVPGYIDAKTMKPILDYFHTSSYKTMSFADFSAKK, from the coding sequence ATGACATCATTATCACTTCTTCTTGCTTTTTTGTTATCATCCGCAGGCACGTCTGATACACTCAAATGGTATTCTTTTAATGAAGGACTGGCCATTGCAAAGGCAGAAAGAAAGCATGTTCTGGTTGATTTTTACACGGACTGGTGCGGTTGGTGTAAAAAAATGGATAAGGAAACTTACACCAATCAATCGGTCACCGGCACACTGAACAAGCATTTTGTCATCATCAAGGTGAATGCCGAGGACGAATCGGCCATGGCCACCTACAAGCAGTATACAGTCAGCTATCCTGAACTGACTGCCGGATTCGGTGTAACCGGATTCCCATCTACCGTGTTTCTGAATCCGGAAGGTGAGTACCTGACCATGGTTCCCGGCTACATCGATGCAAAAACCATGAAGCCGATCCTCGATTATTTCCACACCTCTTCCTACAAGACCATGTCCTTTGCCGATTTTTCGGCAAAGAAATAA